A single window of Bacteroidota bacterium DNA harbors:
- a CDS encoding TonB-dependent receptor — MKRRFMVIFLWIWSVTGYTQTVKVIDNNALQALPGCAIYSKNPNLSTTTNAKGQADISAFKNADSIFFRFISFKESVYSYKQLEAMQFKVEMVEDNISLNEVVVSSNRWEEKQVEVPARVEKIGRRDVAFKNPQTTADMLETSGYAYIQKSQQAGGSPNLRGFATNRVMIVVDRVRMNNAIFRAGNLQNVISIDANALESTEILFGPGAVMYGSDAIGGVMDFHTLKPKFSEGDKLLFTGNVFGRFSSANNEKTGHMDLSIGLKKWAFTTSYTYADYADLRAGSKGNSYFLRPSYVKTVNGKDSMFVNSDSSLQVGSAFSQTNFMQKIRFKPNEAWDFDYAFHYSETSDAGRYDRLVQDLNSDGKLDNAEWYYGPQKWMMNRLGISNTKSSKLYDQLRFAAAMQDYEESRHDRKFNDNRLRNQTETVDALSFNLDLDKRINEKAILFFGAEFVHNKVGSVANRVHRVTFAETPTTTRYPDGSTWRAYGAFTNLKYKLNSKWIMNAGARYTQYMIKADFDTSLFPFPFVHAENSNGALNGSIGFVFSPNTTWQLYLNGSTGFRAPNIDDLGKVFDSQAESVVVPNADLKPEYAYNAEIGTAKTFGSFLKADFAAYYTLLKDALARRNFQYNGQDSIIYDGQLSQVLAVQNITAANVYGVQAGIEFSFGKGVGLKSTISYQRGEEQSEDSLIYYPKPHVAPLFGGTHLFYERKKLKFDLYALYNGKMDFERLPLVDRIDNSSFAKDANGNPFTPGWYTLNFKAAWFINQYLVLNAGLENITDQLYRPYSSGISAAGRNITAALRVRF; from the coding sequence ATGAAAAGGAGATTTATGGTAATATTTTTATGGATATGGTCTGTGACGGGCTATACCCAGACAGTAAAAGTGATTGACAACAATGCTTTACAGGCATTACCGGGTTGTGCTATTTATAGCAAAAATCCGAATTTGTCAACCACAACCAATGCAAAGGGTCAGGCTGACATTTCTGCTTTTAAAAATGCTGACAGTATTTTTTTTCGGTTTATAAGTTTTAAAGAATCGGTATATAGTTATAAGCAGCTTGAAGCCATGCAATTTAAAGTTGAAATGGTGGAAGATAATATTTCACTGAATGAAGTGGTCGTCTCTTCAAATCGTTGGGAAGAGAAGCAAGTTGAAGTTCCCGCTCGTGTTGAGAAAATAGGCAGGCGGGATGTTGCTTTTAAGAACCCTCAGACAACAGCAGATATGTTGGAGACAAGCGGGTATGCTTATATTCAAAAGAGTCAGCAGGCAGGAGGCTCACCAAACCTGAGAGGCTTCGCGACCAATCGTGTAATGATCGTTGTGGATCGTGTTCGGATGAACAATGCTATTTTTCGTGCCGGCAACCTTCAGAATGTAATATCGATAGATGCCAATGCGCTTGAAAGCACTGAAATTCTTTTCGGGCCCGGAGCGGTAATGTATGGCAGCGATGCAATAGGCGGTGTGATGGATTTCCATACGTTAAAGCCGAAATTCTCTGAAGGGGATAAGTTGTTATTCACCGGAAATGTATTTGGCCGCTTCTCTTCAGCGAATAATGAAAAAACAGGTCATATGGATTTAAGCATCGGGTTGAAAAAATGGGCGTTTACAACCAGTTATACTTACGCCGACTATGCCGATCTGCGTGCCGGTTCAAAAGGGAATTCTTATTTCCTTCGTCCTTCATACGTGAAGACAGTAAATGGAAAAGATTCCATGTTTGTGAACAGCGATTCCTCTTTGCAGGTCGGTTCTGCATTCAGCCAAACAAATTTTATGCAAAAAATTCGGTTTAAACCGAATGAAGCATGGGATTTTGATTATGCATTTCATTACTCTGAAACCTCTGACGCCGGGCGGTATGACCGGCTGGTGCAGGATTTAAATAGCGATGGTAAACTTGATAATGCGGAATGGTATTATGGTCCCCAAAAGTGGATGATGAATCGTCTGGGCATTTCTAATACAAAAAGCAGCAAGCTGTATGACCAATTACGTTTTGCAGCAGCTATGCAGGATTATGAGGAAAGCCGCCATGACCGAAAGTTTAATGACAATCGACTTCGTAACCAGACAGAAACTGTTGACGCTCTTTCATTCAATCTTGATTTAGACAAAAGGATAAATGAAAAAGCGATATTGTTCTTCGGGGCGGAGTTTGTTCACAATAAAGTAGGTTCGGTCGCCAACCGGGTACACAGGGTAACATTTGCAGAAACACCAACCACCACGCGCTATCCTGATGGTTCAACCTGGCGGGCATACGGAGCTTTTACGAATTTGAAATACAAGTTAAATTCAAAATGGATCATGAACGCGGGGGCACGTTACACCCAATACATGATAAAAGCTGATTTTGACACTTCGCTGTTCCCTTTCCCGTTTGTTCATGCGGAAAACAGTAATGGCGCCTTAAATGGCAGCATTGGTTTTGTTTTCAGTCCTAACACCACATGGCAGTTGTATCTGAATGGATCAACCGGCTTTCGCGCTCCCAATATAGATGATCTGGGGAAGGTGTTTGATTCACAGGCCGAAAGTGTGGTTGTTCCCAATGCAGATCTTAAGCCGGAATATGCTTACAATGCGGAAATAGGCACGGCTAAAACGTTTGGCAGCTTTCTGAAAGCAGATTTTGCCGCATATTACACTTTGTTGAAGGATGCTTTGGCCCGCAGAAATTTTCAATATAACGGACAAGACAGTATTATTTACGATGGACAGTTGAGCCAGGTATTGGCAGTCCAAAACATCACTGCTGCCAATGTTTATGGTGTGCAGGCAGGTATTGAATTCAGTTTTGGTAAAGGGGTCGGATTAAAAAGCACGATCAGCTATCAGCGGGGTGAAGAACAAAGTGAAGATAGTTTAATCTATTACCCTAAACCGCATGTTGCGCCTTTGTTTGGAGGTACTCATTTGTTTTATGAGCGCAAAAAACTCAAGTTTGATCTTTACGCATTATATAATGGTAAAATGGATTTTGAGCGTCTTCCTTTGGTTGATCGTATTGATAATTCGTCTTTCGCTAAAGATGCAAACGGAAATCCTTTTACTCCCGGCTGGTATACACTTAATTTTAAAGCAGCATGGTTCATCAATCAATACCTTGTTTTAAACGCAGGACTTGAAAATATCACCGATCAACTGTATCGGCCGTATTCATCAGGTATAAGTGCTGCAGGCAGGAACATTACCGCGGCATTGCGTGTGCGTTTTTAG
- a CDS encoding 4'-phosphopantetheinyl transferase superfamily protein, giving the protein MPLLFNKHITPNSQLALWHITEGVDGLLLLLNCRIDPLVLNVNEQLKKQRISARILVNLLCTEPCNEIKYDSYNKPSLMNSTTKISISHAHDRVAVIINKVNETGIDIELIKSKVERIARRFMSEAELKQLDNNNRIEQLITYWCAKETLYKYYGKKELLFRENIFVEPFAQNASGKLVGHIKTSHINIDVSLCYEKTGDYMLVYVND; this is encoded by the coding sequence ATGCCATTGCTGTTCAATAAGCATATTACCCCCAATAGTCAGCTGGCTTTGTGGCATATCACCGAAGGCGTTGATGGACTATTGTTGCTACTTAACTGCAGGATCGATCCATTGGTATTAAATGTAAATGAGCAGTTGAAGAAACAGCGTATTAGCGCCAGGATATTAGTGAACCTGTTATGCACGGAACCCTGTAACGAAATTAAATATGACAGTTATAACAAACCCTCCCTGATGAATTCGACCACAAAAATTTCAATTTCACACGCGCATGATCGGGTAGCAGTGATAATCAACAAGGTTAACGAAACAGGTATTGATATTGAGCTTATTAAATCAAAGGTTGAACGTATTGCCCGGCGGTTCATGAGTGAAGCGGAGCTTAAACAGTTGGATAATAATAACCGGATCGAACAATTGATCACCTATTGGTGTGCTAAAGAAACGCTTTACAAATACTATGGCAAAAAGGAATTGTTGTTCCGTGAAAATATTTTTGTTGAACCTTTCGCTCAAAATGCAAGTGGAAAGCTGGTTGGACATATAAAAACATCACACATCAACATTGATGTGTCTCTTTGTTACGAAAAAACAGGTGATTACATGTTGGTTTATGTTAATGATTAA
- a CDS encoding histidine kinase, with protein MKKHTEYRSCCALLIINFSLLISLSPLFAQSYYFRNYSVDNGLPFIQVSAIFQDSKGNLWTGGYGGLSKFNGRTFTNYSPKNGLIHHSVRSITEDKQGNIWIGTIDGVNKFNNGKFTSYTTANGLPDNSIRASLTDFEGNIWFATGNGICKYDGERFELINSGNGLISNDVLCLHEDAAHLIWIGTSQGLCSYANKKITNYSVNDGLPDKSIRTLCSDLNGNLWIGTSNGLSVLSKNKFENYFIQQGLPDNEIKTVQTDALKNVWAGTEKGLCKIIHSPNGISFKKYVPGPELNSNIIESLYTDYEGNFWIGTYNGLYRYRSDVFGLFAEKEGMQSTFIYQILRDKNNNLFIGTKNGGFYIYDGKTFTNYTTKNGLSGNDVNAAVLDKNNDLWIGTNNGLSKFDGHTFVNYTKKNGLTSDSVTALYIDNTGIIWLGQNNRIALYDGKNFKTIPLQSPKGNFDVWTIAQDKNNTIWLGTYLGGLFKYDGKEFAEYSKQIGVTSNSVFSILQDTEGDLFFGTLDGVFMYDGKQTTHFSESDGMSSDLVYVMLLDDKGFLWAGTNQGINKINVNEFRKSGEKRIQPYAKEEGFQGVECNTNGAFKEPDGSLWFGTVNGLIKYTPSEDRLNTLEPKTSIISIALAEKDTVLNNNCKLSYDENTISFGFIGVCLTNPAKVRYRYILEGADKQWAPVTSENFVKYSSLPAGHYTFKVISSNNEGVWNKQPTQFSFTIVPPFWKTWWFRTLATIGIITAVFLFIYYRINLVRTQERQRSELQKRIANVELLALRSQMNPHFIFNIMSSIQHYIANNESDAALKYLSRFAKLMRAIMENTKQPSITIKDELDTLKLYLELEAMRFDNKFEYIFRVDPKIDVNNEEIPSMLIQPYIENAIIHGLLPKTGNGKLLIDLTKNDDFIICTIEDNGIGRAKAKESNKSRISQHRSLGMSITKERLSILNHINNNNTSLSEEVVDLTDANGNPAGTRIVIFVPVESS; from the coding sequence TTGAAGAAACATACAGAATATAGGAGCTGTTGCGCATTATTAATTATTAATTTTTCATTATTAATTTCTTTATCTCCCCTATTCGCGCAATCCTATTACTTCCGGAATTACTCAGTTGATAATGGTTTGCCATTTATACAGGTATCTGCCATTTTCCAGGACAGCAAAGGCAATTTATGGACAGGTGGCTACGGCGGCTTAAGCAAATTCAACGGTCGCACATTTACAAATTACAGTCCTAAGAACGGACTCATACACCATTCCGTCAGATCAATCACAGAAGACAAACAGGGAAATATATGGATTGGCACAATTGATGGAGTGAACAAATTTAACAATGGAAAATTTACATCATATACTACTGCAAATGGCCTGCCCGACAATTCCATCCGCGCTTCTTTAACTGACTTTGAAGGAAATATTTGGTTCGCTACAGGCAACGGGATCTGTAAATACGATGGAGAACGATTTGAACTCATTAACTCCGGCAACGGACTCATCTCAAACGATGTATTGTGTTTACATGAAGATGCTGCGCACCTGATCTGGATCGGCACTTCCCAGGGATTATGCTCATACGCAAACAAGAAAATTACAAATTATTCAGTCAATGATGGATTGCCTGATAAAAGCATAAGAACCCTGTGCAGCGACTTAAATGGAAATTTATGGATCGGCACCAGTAACGGCTTAAGTGTACTCAGTAAAAATAAGTTTGAAAACTACTTTATACAACAAGGCTTGCCCGACAATGAAATTAAAACCGTGCAAACAGACGCGCTAAAAAACGTATGGGCTGGAACAGAAAAAGGACTATGCAAGATCATTCATTCACCAAATGGCATTTCATTTAAAAAATATGTTCCGGGACCCGAACTTAACAGTAATATCATTGAAAGTCTTTATACGGATTATGAAGGCAATTTCTGGATCGGAACGTACAACGGCCTGTATCGATACCGGAGTGATGTGTTTGGCTTATTTGCAGAGAAGGAAGGAATGCAAAGCACATTTATATACCAGATCTTACGCGACAAAAACAACAACCTGTTTATAGGCACTAAAAACGGAGGGTTTTATATTTATGACGGAAAAACTTTCACTAACTATACCACCAAAAACGGATTAAGCGGAAATGATGTGAATGCCGCAGTACTTGACAAGAACAATGATCTGTGGATCGGAACCAATAACGGTCTCAGTAAATTTGACGGACACACTTTTGTAAACTATACTAAAAAGAACGGACTTACCAGCGATTCGGTAACTGCGCTTTATATTGACAACACCGGGATCATATGGCTGGGACAAAATAACCGTATTGCGTTGTATGATGGAAAAAATTTCAAAACAATTCCTCTTCAAAGTCCGAAAGGAAACTTCGATGTATGGACAATAGCGCAGGATAAGAATAATACCATATGGCTCGGCACATATCTTGGCGGCTTGTTTAAGTATGACGGAAAAGAATTTGCCGAATACTCAAAACAGATAGGAGTTACCAGTAATTCTGTTTTCAGTATACTTCAGGATACCGAAGGAGATCTTTTTTTCGGAACACTTGACGGCGTGTTCATGTACGACGGAAAACAAACCACCCATTTCAGCGAGTCGGACGGCATGAGTTCCGACCTGGTTTATGTAATGCTCCTCGATGATAAAGGATTTTTATGGGCAGGCACAAACCAGGGTATCAATAAAATAAATGTAAACGAATTCAGGAAAAGCGGGGAAAAACGAATTCAGCCCTACGCGAAGGAAGAAGGATTCCAGGGTGTTGAATGTAATACGAATGGCGCGTTCAAGGAACCTGATGGAAGCCTTTGGTTTGGCACCGTTAATGGCCTCATAAAATATACTCCGTCAGAGGATCGGTTAAACACCCTTGAACCCAAAACAAGCATTATCAGCATTGCTCTTGCCGAAAAGGATACTGTATTAAACAACAATTGCAAACTGTCCTATGATGAGAATACCATTTCATTCGGATTTATCGGCGTGTGCCTGACCAATCCGGCCAAAGTCCGGTATCGATATATACTTGAAGGCGCGGATAAACAATGGGCGCCTGTAACCAGTGAGAACTTCGTAAAATATTCCAGCCTGCCGGCCGGGCATTATACATTTAAAGTGATCAGCTCAAATAATGAAGGTGTTTGGAATAAACAGCCAACACAATTTTCATTCACTATTGTTCCGCCATTTTGGAAAACATGGTGGTTCAGGACGCTTGCAACGATCGGAATAATCACTGCGGTGTTCCTGTTCATTTATTATCGCATAAATCTTGTACGTACACAGGAACGACAGCGCTCCGAACTTCAAAAACGCATCGCGAATGTTGAACTCCTTGCCTTACGTTCCCAGATGAATCCGCATTTTATCTTTAATATAATGAGTTCCATTCAGCACTATATCGCGAACAACGAATCCGATGCAGCTTTAAAATATCTTTCCCGTTTCGCCAAATTGATGAGGGCAATTATGGAAAATACCAAACAGCCTTCGATCACTATTAAAGATGAACTTGATACGTTAAAACTATATCTCGAGCTGGAAGCTATGCGTTTCGACAATAAATTTGAATACATCTTCAGGGTCGATCCGAAAATAGATGTTAACAACGAAGAGATACCTTCCATGTTAATACAACCTTATATTGAAAACGCTATTATCCACGGCTTGTTACCAAAAACAGGGAATGGCAAACTGCTCATTGATCTTACAAAAAATGATGATTTTATTATTTGCACAATAGAAGACAATGGTATAGGGCGCGCTAAAGCGAAAGAATCAAACAAAAGCAGGATCAGCCAGCATCGTTCGCTTGGCATGTCAATTACGAAAGAACGCCTGTCTATTCTGAATCATATTAATAATAACAACACCAGCTTAAGCGAAGAAGTTGTAGATTTAACAGATGCTAACGGAAACCCTGCCGGGACACGCATTGTAATATTTGTACCCGTTGAAAGCAGTTGA
- a CDS encoding adenosylhomocysteinase: MAQTATAEKKTSGKNPPPFLKYKVKDISLAEWGRKEIKLAEQEMPGLMSLREEFGPKKPLKGARIAGCLHMTIQTAVLIETLVELGADVTWSSCNIFSTQDHAAAAIAAAGIPVYAWKGMTNEEFDWCIEQTLFFGEDRKPLNMILDDGGDLTNMVLDLYPHLVKDIKGISEETTTGVLRLHERVTKGTLPLPAINVNDSVTKSKFDNKYGCRESLVDAIRRATDLMLAGKVAVVAGYGDVGKGSAESLKDSKVRVIVTEIDPICALQAAMEGYEVKKMDEAIKEADIVVTATGNFNIITDRHFKAMKHNAVVCNIGHFDNEIDMAWLNKNHGKTKDTIKPQVDKYTVDGKDIIVLAEGRLVNLGCAMGHPSFVMSNSFTNQTLAQLELWMNPGKYENKVYTLPKHLDEKVARLHLKKVGVEIDTLTDQQAKYIDVPKNGPFKKDTYRY, translated from the coding sequence ATGGCACAAACAGCAACTGCTGAAAAGAAAACTTCGGGTAAAAATCCTCCTCCGTTTTTAAAATACAAAGTAAAGGATATATCATTGGCCGAGTGGGGTCGTAAAGAAATAAAATTGGCTGAGCAGGAAATGCCCGGCTTAATGTCGCTCCGCGAAGAATTTGGTCCGAAAAAGCCATTAAAAGGTGCCCGCATTGCCGGTTGCCTGCATATGACCATTCAAACCGCTGTGTTGATCGAAACATTGGTTGAACTGGGTGCTGATGTTACCTGGTCATCCTGCAATATTTTTTCAACACAGGACCACGCTGCTGCAGCTATTGCCGCTGCGGGTATTCCTGTTTATGCCTGGAAAGGAATGACCAACGAAGAATTCGACTGGTGCATTGAACAAACACTTTTCTTTGGTGAAGACAGAAAACCATTGAATATGATACTTGATGATGGCGGCGACCTTACCAATATGGTTTTGGATCTATACCCACATCTTGTAAAGGATATTAAAGGCATCTCTGAAGAGACCACTACAGGTGTTCTTCGCTTACATGAACGTGTAACCAAAGGAACTTTACCGCTTCCGGCTATTAACGTTAACGATTCTGTTACAAAATCCAAATTCGATAATAAATACGGCTGCCGCGAATCATTGGTGGATGCTATACGCAGGGCCACTGACCTTATGCTTGCCGGAAAAGTTGCTGTTGTTGCCGGTTACGGTGATGTAGGAAAAGGTTCCGCTGAGTCATTAAAAGATTCAAAAGTTCGTGTTATTGTAACTGAAATCGACCCGATATGCGCGTTACAAGCCGCCATGGAAGGTTATGAAGTGAAAAAAATGGACGAGGCTATTAAAGAAGCTGATATTGTGGTTACCGCTACCGGTAATTTCAACATCATTACTGACCGCCATTTCAAAGCTATGAAACACAATGCCGTTGTTTGTAACATTGGTCATTTTGATAATGAAATTGACATGGCCTGGCTGAACAAAAACCATGGCAAAACAAAAGACACCATTAAACCACAGGTTGACAAATATACTGTTGATGGTAAAGATATTATCGTACTTGCTGAAGGCCGTTTGGTAAACCTTGGTTGCGCAATGGGTCACCCTTCATTTGTAATGAGCAACTCGTTTACCAACCAAACACTTGCTCAATTGGAACTATGGATGAATCCAGGCAAATATGAAAACAAAGTTTATACGTTGCCAAAACACCTGGATGAGAAAGTAGCCCGCCTGCACTTGAAAAAAGTTGGTGTAGAGATTGACACATTAACTGATCAACAGGCTAAATACATTGACGTTCCTAAAAACGGTCCGTTTAAGAAGGATACATACAGGTATTAA
- a CDS encoding response regulator transcription factor: MKAILVDDENGSRESLALILEKYCPQVHILAKADSMTSALTAIQKYEPELVFLDIEMPNGSGFDLLEKIKDIDFDVVFITAYDHYAIRAIKFSAVDYLLKPIDPEDLKHAVKRVEEKRLSKKSLGDKYKTLLSNVKSESKLKKVAIPDGDGLVFINLTDIIRCDSDGNYTYFILNNGKKIMSSRTLGEYEEMFEGENFFRVHRSHLVNLDHVKKYIKGEGGYVVLSDNSQVEVSRRKKIEFLEKLGGH, encoded by the coding sequence ATGAAAGCAATACTTGTAGATGACGAAAACGGATCACGCGAATCTTTAGCCCTGATCCTTGAAAAATATTGCCCGCAGGTACATATACTCGCCAAAGCTGATTCCATGACCAGCGCGCTAACAGCGATACAGAAATACGAACCGGAGTTGGTTTTTCTTGATATTGAAATGCCCAATGGCAGCGGATTTGATCTGCTTGAAAAAATAAAGGACATTGATTTTGATGTAGTGTTCATCACCGCCTATGATCATTATGCCATCCGGGCGATCAAATTCAGCGCGGTTGATTACCTGTTGAAACCCATAGATCCCGAAGATCTTAAACATGCGGTAAAAAGGGTGGAAGAAAAACGTTTAAGTAAAAAATCACTGGGCGATAAATACAAGACACTTCTTTCCAATGTAAAAAGCGAGTCCAAGCTGAAAAAGGTTGCAATTCCTGATGGCGATGGTTTGGTTTTTATAAACCTTACAGATATCATCCGTTGTGATTCGGACGGCAACTATACATATTTCATTTTGAACAACGGCAAAAAGATCATGTCATCCCGAACACTGGGCGAATACGAAGAAATGTTTGAAGGAGAGAATTTTTTCCGTGTGCACCGCTCACATTTAGTGAATCTCGATCATGTAAAAAAATACATTAAGGGAGAAGGCGGCTATGTAGTGCTATCTGATAACTCACAGGTTGAAGTATCACGCAGAAAAAAGATCGAATTCCTCGAAAAGCTGGGTGGACATTAG